From one Angustibacter luteus genomic stretch:
- a CDS encoding DsrE family protein — translation MERSLVVKVTAGADAPERCAQAFTVAATAVAAGAEVSLWLTGEASWFALPGRAEQFELPHAAPLDGLLAAVLAEGRVTLCTQCAARREITGDDVLPGVRIAGAAAFVEESLMDGAQALVY, via the coding sequence ATGGAGCGCTCACTCGTGGTCAAGGTCACCGCCGGCGCGGACGCACCCGAGCGGTGCGCACAGGCTTTCACGGTCGCGGCGACGGCCGTCGCGGCAGGCGCGGAGGTGAGCCTGTGGCTGACCGGCGAGGCCAGCTGGTTCGCGCTGCCCGGCCGGGCCGAGCAGTTCGAGCTGCCGCACGCGGCGCCGCTGGACGGCCTGCTCGCCGCCGTGCTGGCCGAGGGCCGGGTGACCTTGTGCACGCAGTGCGCCGCCCGCCGCGAGATCACCGGGGACGACGTCCTGCCGGGAGTGCGCATCGCGGGCGCCGCCGCCTTCGTCGAGGAGTCCCTCATGGACGGCGCGCAGGCCCTCGTCTACTGA
- a CDS encoding low molecular weight phosphatase family protein yields MSHRDLGEARTAPARVLVVCTGNVCRSPLAEALLRGYLAEAGVRAEQVSVESAGIRALEDQAMTEQAQRQLAGLGGEANGFRARSLTAAMVEGADLVVTADRTHRSRVAQLVPRALRYSFTLRELGRLLEGADLAGLPQDPASRVRELPRVAVERRGQVRPARGELDDIDDPYGRSNSDYVRTTKQLVPTVDVLARAIIGGQ; encoded by the coding sequence GTGTCCCATCGGGATCTGGGCGAGGCTCGGACGGCGCCCGCGCGCGTGCTGGTCGTGTGCACCGGGAACGTCTGTCGCTCGCCCCTCGCGGAGGCGCTGCTGCGCGGTTACCTGGCTGAGGCTGGAGTCCGGGCCGAGCAGGTGTCCGTGGAGTCCGCCGGCATCAGGGCCCTCGAGGACCAGGCGATGACGGAGCAGGCGCAGCGCCAGCTGGCCGGGCTGGGTGGTGAGGCCAACGGGTTCCGCGCCCGCTCGCTGACCGCGGCCATGGTCGAGGGGGCCGATCTCGTGGTGACCGCCGACCGGACCCACCGGTCCCGGGTGGCGCAGCTCGTGCCCCGGGCGTTGCGCTACTCCTTCACGTTGCGCGAGCTGGGGCGGCTGCTGGAGGGCGCGGACCTCGCCGGCCTGCCCCAGGACCCGGCGTCGCGCGTGCGCGAGCTGCCTCGCGTCGCGGTCGAGCGTCGCGGGCAGGTCCGGCCCGCCCGCGGTGAGCTGGACGACATCGACGACCCCTACGGGCGCTCGAACTCCGACTACGTCCGGACCACGAAGCAGCTGGTGCCGACCGTGGACGTGCTGGCCCGGGCGATCATCGGCGGTCAGTAG
- a CDS encoding DapH/DapD/GlmU-related protein has translation MLLAAWVRMNGGLWTFRARLVGRNRRTPWGRLQTAIYKRYLEQLGGYISLLAEFADEPRFPHKPAGVFIAPYARIGSRAVIYQHVTIGKNDFPGHPRAGAPTIGDDVYIGAGAKIIGRITIGDGARIGAGAVIVKDVPAGATATAAEAVIREPRA, from the coding sequence GTGCTGCTAGCCGCCTGGGTCCGGATGAACGGTGGCCTGTGGACCTTCCGCGCCCGGCTCGTGGGCCGGAACCGCCGTACCCCGTGGGGCCGCCTGCAGACGGCCATCTACAAGCGGTACCTGGAGCAGCTGGGCGGGTACATCTCGCTGCTGGCGGAGTTCGCCGACGAGCCGAGGTTCCCGCACAAGCCGGCCGGCGTCTTCATCGCCCCGTACGCGCGGATCGGCAGCCGCGCAGTGATCTACCAGCACGTGACCATCGGCAAGAACGACTTCCCTGGGCACCCCCGGGCCGGCGCGCCGACGATCGGCGACGACGTGTACATCGGCGCCGGTGCGAAGATCATCGGCCGGATCACGATCGGCGACGGTGCGCGGATCGGCGCCGGCGCCGTCATCGTCAAGGACGTCCCTGCGGGGGCGACGGCCACGGCGGCCGAGGCGGTCATTCGCGAACCCCGGGCCTGA
- a CDS encoding MoaD/ThiS family protein encodes MAEVTVRYWAGARDAAGTDDERLVAASVREVVAALCARPGPLAEVVRRSSVLVDGQVVRDDRTLVDGQTVEVLPPFAGG; translated from the coding sequence GTGGCCGAGGTGACGGTGCGGTATTGGGCGGGCGCCCGGGACGCCGCGGGCACGGACGACGAGCGGCTCGTCGCGGCGTCCGTCCGGGAGGTCGTCGCCGCGTTGTGCGCGCGGCCCGGGCCGCTGGCCGAGGTGGTGCGCCGCAGCTCCGTGCTCGTGGACGGCCAGGTCGTGCGCGACGACCGGACGCTGGTGGACGGGCAGACCGTCGAGGTGCTGCCCCCGTTCGCCGGTGGATGA